From a single Nicotiana tomentosiformis chromosome 2, ASM39032v3, whole genome shotgun sequence genomic region:
- the LOC138905030 gene encoding uncharacterized protein, with the protein MPPCRVIYLLEGISDHCPAKISLTAEKDRAKRSFQYCNVWDQHPLFLERVKAGWEVQIQGCKILQVVKKLKMMKRGLKQLNSQYFENIVGEVDEDRTIPPTAKQGKLDKGDWQSDPDVIAKNFVNYYVELLGQNSPTRVKAREGFIKMGPNDSSKSPGPDSFGSGFFKAVWSIIGEDITAAILEFFHNGKLLKQLNSTNIALIPNVEDPEYASQYRPISCCNIVYKGISKMLCSRLTHAVSQLEADNQATFIPGRSMMHNVLICHDLLRHYNRKTSARCLMNIDLRKAYDLVEWKFLEEVLKGFGFPEKFLQLIMTCVKSTKFSIKINGEDDLMILCKGNIALVTRVMEALPHFSKASGLIANLKKSNIFIARVDEVTKDFHITQSVVKEADKICREYKWGSSEEKKKVFLVSWEKICFPKKYGELNVKGSRLWNVASVGKLLWQLIDKQDSLWVKWVHGIYMKTNTSIWNHKPPLDSSWYRRKLNSLKDEMKAWYERDHYSLIFGGVYSITRSYTTLLGDMPRLNIADLIWSAIAQLKHRFFMWLGAQGRLLTKDRLRKLHIQVEDGSCCLCDAGAEEEPNHLFVACSLFTILRGAVTVWAGVQIQEGDIRKTLERIKRKNWKQTKKEIVAAIFGSMFYHTWRARN; encoded by the exons ATGCCTCCATGCAGGGTAATATATTTGCTTGAGGGTATTAGTGACCACTGTCCAGCAAAGATTTCACTAACAGCAGAGAAAGATAGAGCTAAGAGGTCATTCCAATATTGCAATGTATGGGATCAACACCCACTCTTTTTAGAGAGGGTAAAAGCAGGATGGGAAGTGCAAATTCAGGGATGCAAAATATTGCAGGTAGTCAAGAAACTGAAAATGATGAAAAGAGGATTAAAGCAGCTGAATTCTCAATACTTCGAAAACATAGTGGGAGAAGTAGATGAAGACAG AACTATACCTCCAACAGCAAAGCAAGGCAAATTGGATAAG GGAGATTGGCAAAGTGATCCAGATGTAATTGCAAAAAATTTTGTAAATTACTATGTAGAGCTACTAGGGCAAAACTCTCCAACTAGAGTTAAAGCAAGAGAAGGATTCATAAAAATGGGACCA AATGACAGTAGTAAAAGCCCTGGGCCAGATAGTTTTGGAAGTGGTTTTTTCAAGGCAGTGTGGAGTATAATTGGAGAGGATATCACTGCAGCAATATTGGAATTCTTCCATAACGGGAAGTTACTAAAACAACTGAACTCAACTAACATAGCGTTGATACCAAATGTGGAGGACCCAGAATATGCAAGTCAGTACAGGCCCATTTCTTGTTGCAATATAGTGTATAAAGGCATCTCAAAGATGTTATGTAGCAGACTTACACATGCAGTTAGCCAGTTAGAAGCAGACAACCAGGCTACATTCATTCCAGGTAGATCTATGATGCACAATGTTCTTATATGCCATGACCTATTGAGGCACTACAATAGGAAAACTTCTGCTAGATGCTTAATGAATATAGATTTGAGAAAAGCTTATGATTTGGTGGAATGGAAGTTCTTGGAGGAAGTACTGAAAGGCTTTGGGTTCCCTGAGAAGTTCCTACAACTGATCATGACTTGTGTGAAATCAACAAAGTTTTCTATTAAGATCAATGGTGAAG ATGATCTTATGATCCTCTGCAAAGGTAACATTGCCTTAGTAACAAGAGTCATGGAAGCATTACCACACTTCAGCAAAGCATCTGGCCTGATTGCAAACTTAAAGAAGTCAAATATTTTTATAGCAAGGGTTGATGAGGTGACTAAGGA TTTTCATATTACCCAAAGTGTGGTTAAGGAAGCTGATAAAATTTGCAGGGAATATAAATGGGGGAGTTCAGAGGAAAAGAAAAAAGTTTTCCTTGTGTCTTGGGAAAAAATATGCTTTCCAAAGAAATATGGAGAATTAAATGTGAAAGGAAGCAGACTTTGGAATGTAGCATCTGTTGGAAAATTATTATGGCAACTGATTGATAAACAAGACTCCTTGTGGGTGAAGTGGGTGCATGGAATCTATATGAAGACCAATACTAGTATTTGGAACCATAAGCCACCTTTGGATAGTAGTTGGTACCGGAGGAAACTTAACTCCTTAAAAGATGAAATGAAGGCATGGTATGAGCGAGACCACTATTCTCTAATTTTTGGAGGAGTATACTCAATAACTAGAAGTTATACAACTCTACTGGGAGATATGCCCAGATTGAACATAGCAGACTTAATATGGAGTGCAATTGCACAACTAAAGCACAGGTTCTTTATGTGGTTAGGAGCACAGGGCAGACTATTAACAAAGGATAGGCTCCGAAAACTGCATATCCAAGTTGAAGATGGAAGCTGTTGTTTATGTGATGCAGGAGCAGAAGAAGAACCCAATCATTTGTTTGTTGCATGTAGCTTGTTCACAATACTCAGAGGAGCAGTTACAGTTTGGGCTGGTGTTCAAATACAGGAGGGAGACATCAGGAAGACTTTGGAGAGAATAAAGAGGAAGAATTGGAAGCAGACCAAGAAAGAAATAGTAGCAGCAATATTTGGATCAATGTTCTACCATACATGGAGGGCTAGAAACTAG